From a single Miltoncostaea oceani genomic region:
- a CDS encoding PKD domain-containing protein has protein sequence MPLPHLRPHRSAFTLVELIVVIAVLIILMAIAIPTFLSIRETANSTQAQNSVTISYKNAKVIHAGSGAYPVLATLQGAIQSAEPELDVITTTPASRDPEQVMVNRDGVDQITVCAQASTGLIYCLRSNEAGAFDVSRSQSATIAGALCNLPTPTSAAGEGCGPGDDGVPSWSSAGGGAPAGPANQAPVSSFTYSPTGPTANATVTFTDASSDADGTIATREWDLDGNGSFEATGTAPTTSYPSPGPVTVSLRVTDDDGETATSSQTLTVAAQPGFASTDGSDSFLSAAHSSTHTAGTSTLVFDGWVRRTAGAPTPAPQGAVFSTTGGNAGWTIQIDNTYRLRAAVATAPGVYVSSPWAAGLSLNNWHHVAIQITQNGVAVLLDGSAISTIALASPPAFGTAPTLIGREGAAPTFEFGVQVDSARITRGQTAAAIQPGDIVPGGRSTRPATLTAHSDTRSLWSFDGASGADEGAAGVPFTLSPTGSSFSLH, from the coding sequence CCCTCCCCCACCTGAGGCCCCATCGGAGCGCCTTCACCCTCGTCGAGCTGATCGTCGTGATCGCGGTCCTGATCATCCTGATGGCGATCGCCATCCCGACCTTCCTCAGCATCCGGGAGACCGCCAACAGCACCCAGGCCCAGAACTCGGTGACGATCTCCTACAAGAACGCCAAGGTGATCCACGCCGGAAGCGGCGCCTACCCGGTCCTCGCCACCCTGCAGGGCGCGATCCAGTCCGCTGAGCCAGAGCTCGACGTGATCACCACCACGCCCGCCTCCCGCGACCCCGAGCAGGTCATGGTCAACCGCGACGGCGTCGACCAGATCACCGTCTGTGCCCAGGCATCGACCGGGCTGATCTACTGCCTGCGATCCAACGAGGCGGGGGCATTCGACGTCTCGAGGAGTCAGTCGGCGACCATCGCCGGCGCCCTCTGCAACCTGCCGACTCCGACATCGGCGGCCGGCGAGGGGTGCGGACCCGGCGATGACGGAGTCCCGAGCTGGAGCAGTGCGGGGGGCGGCGCGCCCGCCGGTCCCGCCAACCAGGCTCCGGTCTCCTCCTTCACCTACAGCCCGACGGGCCCGACCGCGAACGCCACGGTGACCTTCACGGACGCCTCGAGCGACGCGGACGGCACCATCGCGACGCGTGAGTGGGACCTCGACGGAAACGGTTCCTTCGAGGCGACCGGCACCGCCCCGACGACCTCCTACCCCTCCCCCGGCCCGGTCACCGTGTCCCTGAGGGTGACCGACGATGACGGGGAGACGGCGACCAGCAGCCAGACCCTCACCGTCGCCGCCCAGCCAGGCTTCGCAAGCACCGACGGCTCGGACAGCTTCCTGAGCGCCGCCCACTCCAGCACCCACACGGCCGGCACGAGCACCCTCGTCTTCGACGGTTGGGTCCGTCGCACCGCCGGCGCCCCGACCCCCGCGCCCCAGGGTGCCGTCTTCAGCACCACCGGGGGCAACGCCGGCTGGACGATCCAGATCGACAACACCTACCGCCTCCGAGCGGCCGTTGCCACCGCCCCGGGCGTCTACGTCTCCTCACCGTGGGCAGCGGGGCTCAGCCTCAACAACTGGCACCACGTCGCGATCCAGATCACCCAGAACGGTGTCGCGGTCCTGCTCGACGGCTCAGCGATCTCGACTATCGCGCTTGCGAGCCCTCCGGCCTTCGGCACTGCGCCGACGCTGATCGGCCGTGAAGGAGCCGCCCCGACCTTCGAGTTCGGCGTCCAGGTCGACTCGGCGCGTATCACCCGCGGCCAGACCGCGGCGGCGATCCAGCCGGGAGACATCGTCCCCGGTGGCCGCTCGACGCGGCCGGCGACCCTGACCGCGCACTCGGACACGCGGAGCCTCTGGAGCTTCGACGGCGCATCCGGGGCTGATGAGGGCGCGGCCGGCGTGCCGTTCACGCTCTCCCCGACCGGCTCCTCGTTCAGCCTCCACTAG
- a CDS encoding DedA family protein: MSGLIGSLTAAVGGSFGELADAAARFGYWAVLLVVAGDGVFPLFPGETAIVAAAVLAADGTLSLPLVIAAGAVGAVIGDSTAYWTGRRGRGPIRRGVVKVAGAGRIEAAERMVARQGAALVLAGRFLPGIRIAINLSCGAGQMSYRRFLLFDSVGAVLWSTQAALIGYFAGKAFADKPWVAFGVAFAVMAAVGAVIGVRERRHVRRQRAAASSEKEPATPS; this comes from the coding sequence GTGAGCGGCCTGATCGGGAGTCTCACCGCGGCGGTCGGCGGATCGTTCGGCGAGCTCGCCGACGCCGCCGCGCGCTTCGGCTACTGGGCAGTCCTGCTCGTGGTCGCTGGAGATGGGGTCTTCCCGCTGTTCCCGGGTGAGACCGCGATCGTGGCCGCCGCGGTCCTCGCGGCCGACGGCACCCTCAGCCTGCCCCTCGTGATCGCCGCCGGCGCGGTCGGAGCCGTGATCGGCGACTCGACCGCCTACTGGACCGGCCGTCGCGGACGGGGACCGATCCGACGTGGCGTCGTGAAGGTCGCCGGGGCCGGGCGCATCGAGGCCGCGGAGAGGATGGTCGCCCGCCAAGGGGCGGCGCTCGTCCTCGCCGGCCGCTTCCTGCCGGGGATCCGGATCGCCATCAACCTCTCCTGCGGCGCCGGGCAGATGTCCTACCGGCGCTTCCTCCTGTTCGACAGCGTGGGTGCCGTTCTCTGGTCGACCCAGGCGGCCCTCATCGGCTACTTCGCCGGCAAGGCCTTCGCCGACAAGCCGTGGGTCGCCTTCGGCGTCGCGTTCGCCGTCATGGCGGCAGTCGGCGCCGTGATCGGGGTCCGAGAGCGCCGCCATGTCCGGCGCCAGCGAGCGGCCGCCTCCTCGGAGAAGGAGCCTGCGACCCCCTCCTGA
- a CDS encoding hemolysin family protein, whose translation MSGTIVGLLAVVVLILATGFFVAAEFALARARVVRLEAMAAGGSRSAALATRQSHEIDRYLAACQLGITVTALGLGWLGKPAVASVLEPVLERAGAGEAAGVFAAGAIAFAVITVLHVVVGELAPKTIAIQKAEATATRLALPLEAFRLVFSPVIAVLNGAGVRLVRLLGIPPASEHEMALTTEDFQRLIADSERGGTLDPEEAGMIEGVLELHETSARQVMSPAPSVTTIPAGQTAREALLSVLGSRHSRFPVVSGANQPTGVVHLSALSRGYVETPETPVGELAGPVHLVPESQPLDILLAGMRQARASLAVVLDEYGELAGVVSLEDVLEEIVGEIHDERDPEPDMVIAEDGDIITRGHVSLEDLEEHGLHLAEEGVTSIGGLIFSRLGRPAQVDDVVEAGEWTLRVEEVRGTRIVRVRCTARPVSAE comes from the coding sequence ATGAGTGGCACCATCGTCGGCCTGCTGGCCGTCGTCGTATTGATCCTGGCGACGGGCTTCTTCGTCGCCGCCGAGTTCGCCCTCGCCCGCGCGCGGGTGGTCCGCCTCGAGGCGATGGCCGCCGGAGGTTCCCGCTCCGCGGCCCTCGCGACCCGTCAGTCCCACGAGATCGACCGCTACCTCGCCGCCTGCCAGCTCGGCATCACCGTCACCGCCCTCGGGCTCGGCTGGCTCGGCAAGCCCGCCGTCGCGAGCGTGCTGGAGCCGGTCCTCGAGCGGGCCGGCGCGGGCGAGGCCGCAGGGGTCTTCGCGGCGGGGGCGATCGCCTTCGCGGTGATCACCGTCCTGCATGTGGTCGTCGGTGAGCTCGCCCCGAAGACGATCGCGATCCAGAAGGCGGAGGCCACCGCGACACGCCTGGCCCTCCCGCTGGAGGCGTTCCGCCTGGTCTTCTCGCCGGTGATCGCGGTGCTCAACGGCGCAGGGGTGAGGCTCGTCCGGCTCCTCGGGATCCCACCCGCCTCCGAGCACGAGATGGCCCTGACGACCGAGGACTTCCAGCGCCTGATCGCCGACAGCGAACGCGGCGGCACCCTCGACCCCGAGGAGGCCGGGATGATCGAAGGTGTCCTCGAGCTCCACGAGACCTCAGCCCGCCAGGTCATGAGCCCCGCGCCGTCGGTCACCACCATCCCTGCCGGGCAGACGGCCCGTGAGGCCCTGCTCTCGGTCCTCGGGAGCCGGCACAGCCGCTTCCCCGTGGTCTCCGGCGCGAACCAGCCGACAGGAGTGGTCCACCTGAGCGCCCTCAGCCGGGGGTACGTCGAGACGCCGGAGACGCCCGTCGGTGAGCTCGCCGGGCCCGTGCACCTGGTGCCCGAGTCCCAGCCCCTGGACATCCTCCTCGCCGGGATGCGCCAGGCGCGCGCCTCCCTCGCGGTCGTCCTTGACGAGTACGGCGAGCTCGCCGGCGTCGTCTCCCTCGAGGACGTCCTCGAGGAGATCGTCGGGGAGATCCACGACGAGCGCGACCCCGAGCCCGACATGGTGATCGCCGAGGACGGAGACATCATCACGCGCGGCCACGTCTCCCTCGAGGACCTGGAGGAGCACGGCCTCCATCTGGCTGAGGAGGGCGTGACCAGCATCGGCGGCCTCATCTTCAGCCGGCTCGGGCGCCCCGCCCAGGTCGATGACGTGGTGGAAGCCGGCGAGTGGACGCTTCGGGTCGAGGAGGTCCGGGGGACGCGCATCGTCCGGGTCCGCTGCACAGCCCGTCCGGTGAGCGCGGAGTGA
- a CDS encoding ZIP family metal transporter yields the protein MEPLFALWMTLAGLGTVIGALGIYVWRSPGDRLLDGGLGFAAGVMLAALSFGLLNPALEQGALIEVITGLVLGVALMLGLDRLVPHLHPPRGPEDGTPDARRRGWLVFGALSLHNIPEGMAVGVAFAVGGTELGLPLAIAIMAHNVPEGFSVAIPFLASRMPRRRIFAVAASSGLIEIPAAFAAFAIVGVASGLLPLSLAFAAGAMLYVCVDELIPAGVRGGSERVVTLSCMLGFILMLVLNQLIAG from the coding sequence GTGGAACCGCTGTTCGCCCTCTGGATGACGCTGGCCGGCCTCGGAACGGTGATCGGCGCGCTCGGCATCTACGTGTGGCGCTCACCGGGCGATCGGCTCCTGGACGGAGGGCTCGGCTTCGCGGCCGGGGTCATGCTTGCCGCCCTGTCGTTCGGGCTCCTGAACCCGGCTCTCGAGCAGGGGGCACTGATCGAGGTGATCACCGGGCTCGTGCTCGGCGTCGCGCTGATGCTCGGACTCGATCGCCTGGTCCCTCACCTCCACCCACCCCGGGGTCCCGAGGACGGGACTCCTGACGCGCGCCGACGGGGTTGGCTGGTCTTCGGCGCGCTCTCGCTCCACAACATCCCCGAGGGGATGGCGGTCGGTGTGGCCTTCGCCGTCGGCGGGACCGAGCTCGGTCTCCCGCTCGCGATCGCGATCATGGCCCACAACGTGCCGGAGGGGTTCTCCGTGGCGATCCCCTTCCTGGCATCCCGGATGCCGCGACGGCGGATCTTCGCCGTCGCCGCATCGAGCGGTCTGATCGAGATCCCCGCGGCCTTCGCCGCCTTTGCGATCGTCGGGGTCGCTTCGGGGCTTCTCCCGCTCAGCCTCGCCTTCGCCGCCGGCGCAATGCTCTACGTGTGCGTCGACGAGCTGATCCCCGCCGGTGTCCGCGGTGGCAGTGAGCGGGTCGTAACCCTCAGCTGCATGCTCGGGTTCATCCTGATGCTCGTCCTGAACCAGCTGATCGCCGGCTAG
- a CDS encoding helix-turn-helix domain-containing protein: protein MPTTDDTREARLILARAPAGSLHDHRIRTGVSSLELADILSLHPDELTELEAGQSPPSLDLLCRASGALGMRFSIEISPEPAGDAAVEVSAIPGSSAHLRISCSHPGV from the coding sequence ATGCCCACGACCGACGACACCCGCGAGGCACGGTTGATCCTCGCCCGCGCCCCGGCCGGGTCCCTCCACGACCACCGGATCCGCACCGGCGTCAGCTCGCTCGAGCTCGCGGACATCCTCAGCCTCCACCCCGATGAGCTGACGGAGCTCGAGGCCGGCCAGTCGCCACCGTCCCTCGATCTCCTGTGCCGCGCGAGCGGCGCCCTCGGCATGCGCTTCTCGATCGAGATCTCCCCGGAGCCGGCCGGCGACGCGGCCGTCGAGGTGAGTGCGATCCCCGGCTCGAGTGCCCACCTGCGCATCAGCTGCTCACACCCCGGCGTCTGA